A genomic stretch from Croceibacterium aestuarii includes:
- a CDS encoding sterol desaturase family protein — translation MAIGILLSALAMTLIVGGRYLASSGLFALVTRRVRPGLYASLEPQIRREIGWSLASAAIYGVPAGVVAWGWRERGWTLIYDGWSDYPLWYLPLSVFLYLLAHDTWFYWTHRLLHRPRWFRAAHAVHHASRPPTAWAAMSFHPLEALSGAIVIPALVFIVPIHVVMLLLVLTIMTVMGVTNHMGWEMFPRALVYSKAGNWLITASHHQRHHDEYKCNYGLYFRFWDRLCGTDRGLSPRSA, via the coding sequence ATGGCAATCGGCATCCTGCTTTCCGCACTGGCCATGACGTTGATAGTCGGCGGCCGTTACCTCGCCAGCAGCGGGTTGTTCGCTCTCGTCACCCGGCGGGTTCGCCCGGGCCTCTATGCATCGCTCGAACCGCAGATCCGCCGCGAGATCGGCTGGTCTCTGGCGTCCGCAGCGATTTACGGAGTACCGGCGGGCGTTGTCGCCTGGGGTTGGCGGGAACGCGGCTGGACGCTGATCTACGACGGCTGGAGTGACTACCCGCTGTGGTACCTGCCGCTATCCGTATTTCTCTACCTCTTGGCGCACGACACCTGGTTCTACTGGACGCACCGTCTGTTGCACCGCCCGCGCTGGTTTCGCGCCGCCCATGCGGTGCACCACGCCAGCCGTCCGCCGACCGCGTGGGCGGCGATGAGCTTTCATCCGCTCGAGGCGCTGAGCGGGGCAATCGTCATTCCGGCCCTCGTATTCATCGTGCCGATACATGTTGTCATGCTATTGCTGGTCTTGACGATAATGACCGTCATGGGCGTGACGAACCACATGGGCTGGGAGATGTTTCCCCGCGCCCTCGTTTACTCGAAGGCAGGCAATTGGCTGATAACCGCGAGCCATCATCAAAGGCATCACGACGAGTACAAATGCAACTACGGCCTCTATTTTCGATTCTGGGATCGACTCTGCGGCACGGATCGCGGCCTTTCGCCGCGCTCGGCCTGA
- a CDS encoding helix-turn-helix transcriptional regulator, translated as MNNRLRVLRAERRMSQADLAELVDVSRQTINAIEVGKHDPSLTLAFRIARVFAQPVEALFWEGEGRERALSPD; from the coding sequence ATGAACAACCGGCTGCGCGTGCTCAGGGCGGAACGCCGCATGTCGCAGGCCGATCTGGCCGAGCTGGTCGACGTTTCGCGCCAGACGATCAACGCGATCGAGGTCGGCAAGCACGACCCCAGCCTCACGCTCGCCTTTCGCATTGCCCGAGTGTTCGCCCAACCGGTCGAGGCGCTGTTTTGGGAAGGCGAAGGGCGCGAGCGGGCGCTGTCCCCCGATTAG